A genomic segment from Kiritimatiellia bacterium encodes:
- a CDS encoding ABC transporter permease: protein MSEAPASAFASPPHARVLLRDASGGVRVVWIEPAIEAVRQQSAFGEISSRAFGMASSFPFLALMLAGFVVPLLCVCAFSLMPPRTFSLAQIPTLANYRIIFEQGYLLSLSKSVALALATVGILLVVCYPLAFALAKVFRSGAALVTYAIASSLFVSENIRLFGWVIGLMKGGVLAGISRQLGLEVESWLYNVPVIIFGMVYVYLPFMLFPLALGLQMVPEQVREAAFDLGASRWQVFRMIDVPLSMPGIVIGSVLVFVLSLGAIAEAKILGGQKVVTIAAEIETAFTFGQNWPLGSALATMLIGITAVLVFALLRKIDFERFLGRRLEAEP from the coding sequence ATGAGCGAAGCCCCGGCCAGTGCTTTTGCCTCGCCGCCCCATGCGCGAGTGCTGTTGCGCGACGCGTCCGGTGGGGTGAGAGTGGTTTGGATCGAACCGGCCATTGAAGCCGTACGCCAGCAGAGCGCGTTCGGCGAAATCAGTTCTCGCGCGTTCGGGATGGCGTCGTCGTTTCCGTTTCTCGCTCTCATGTTGGCGGGCTTTGTTGTCCCGCTCCTCTGCGTCTGCGCGTTCAGCCTGATGCCGCCGCGAACGTTTTCTCTGGCGCAGATCCCGACGTTGGCCAATTACCGCATCATTTTTGAGCAGGGCTACCTATTGTCGCTCTCCAAATCCGTAGCGCTGGCGCTTGCGACAGTCGGTATCCTCCTCGTCGTCTGCTACCCCCTCGCGTTTGCGCTGGCAAAAGTTTTTCGGAGCGGCGCTGCGTTGGTTACCTATGCGATTGCGTCATCCTTATTTGTCTCCGAGAACATCCGCCTATTTGGCTGGGTGATCGGGCTGATGAAGGGCGGCGTGCTCGCCGGTATCTCGCGCCAGTTGGGCCTCGAGGTCGAATCGTGGCTCTACAACGTCCCGGTGATCATTTTCGGCATGGTCTATGTCTATCTGCCGTTCATGTTGTTTCCTCTTGCGCTGGGCTTGCAGATGGTGCCGGAACAGGTGCGAGAGGCGGCGTTCGACCTGGGCGCCAGTCGCTGGCAGGTATTCCGGATGATTGACGTGCCGCTCTCGATGCCCGGCATCGTCATTGGCAGTGTGCTGGTTTTCGTTCTGTCTCTCGGCGCTATTGCCGAGGCGAAAATTCTTGGAGGCCAGAAAGTGGTGACCATCGCGGCGGAAATCGAGACGGCGTTTACCTTCGGTCAAAACTGGCCGCTGGGTTCGGCGCTTGCGACGATGCTTATCGGCATCACGGCAGTTCTGGTCTTTGCGCTTCTGCGGAAAATTGATTTTGAGCGCTTTCTGGGTCGCAGGCTGGAGGCGGAGCCATGA
- a CDS encoding ABC transporter permease, producing MIITRAQRVGLSVYAGLVLLVFYFPIFCLAAASFSKKRYFSFPYPWADVTTRWYVEAASSAQVAQFVGVSLRIAALTTILSLLIGFFASLAYARYAWRGRRTFQRLVLLPLFFPQSVLGLALLMWFNFLGVKPSWWTAVIAHTVWIAPIATLIMSIRAYGLDPSLEEAARDMGASRWQILRWITIPLMAPGIVSAACFSILLSWGNFALSLFTTGADSSLPEWLYARMTSGYQPIIPAVGTLSVAAAIVVVLAGAAVLGIRRRFAARRLAAAV from the coding sequence ATGATCATCACTCGCGCTCAGAGGGTGGGTCTCTCGGTTTACGCCGGCCTGGTGCTGCTGGTTTTCTATTTCCCGATCTTCTGCCTCGCCGCCGCCTCGTTTTCCAAAAAGCGGTACTTTTCCTTTCCCTATCCGTGGGCGGACGTGACGACGAGATGGTATGTAGAGGCCGCCTCCTCCGCTCAGGTGGCTCAGTTTGTGGGCGTCAGCCTTCGAATCGCCGCACTGACAACGATACTAAGCCTACTCATCGGGTTTTTCGCCTCGTTGGCTTATGCGCGATACGCATGGCGCGGTCGCCGCACCTTTCAGCGTCTGGTGTTGCTCCCGCTATTTTTCCCGCAGTCGGTGCTCGGGTTGGCCCTTCTGATGTGGTTCAACTTCCTGGGTGTAAAACCCTCGTGGTGGACGGCAGTGATTGCGCACACCGTTTGGATCGCGCCGATCGCCACGCTAATCATGTCAATTCGCGCCTACGGCCTGGATCCATCCCTCGAGGAAGCTGCGCGCGACATGGGCGCATCGCGCTGGCAAATTCTCCGATGGATCACCATTCCACTGATGGCGCCGGGAATCGTATCCGCCGCCTGTTTTTCGATCCTGTTGTCCTGGGGCAATTTTGCGCTCTCGCTGTTCACGACGGGTGCCGACAGCTCCCTGCCTGAATGGTTGTATGCGCGAATGACAAGCGGATACCAGCCGATCATTCCGGCGGTGGGGACGCTGTCCGTGGCGGCTGCGATCGTTGTCGTGCTGGCGGGCGCTGCGGTACTCGGGATCCGGCGTCGCTTTGCCGCACGGCGGCTCGCAGCAGCGGTTTAG
- the fabG gene encoding 3-oxoacyl-ACP reductase FabG, which produces MSSLKGRTAVVTGATRGIGKGIARVLASKGANVGLIGRSVAEGTAVAEEICAAGGRAIFVRADVTKQDDLEMAATEIAAQYGGIDILCANAGVFPACKLDDMTEADWDSVFDVNLKGMFFSVKACLPWLKKSPSGRVILTSSITGPITGYPGWSHYGATKSGMLGFMRTAAIELAKYGITVNAVLPGNILTEGLQNIGPEYLSAMTASIPLKRLGRVEEIGYAAAFFASDEAAYINGQALVVDGGQVLPESLQALESA; this is translated from the coding sequence ATGAGTTCGTTGAAGGGTCGGACCGCGGTTGTTACGGGCGCCACTCGCGGCATTGGCAAGGGCATCGCTCGAGTTCTGGCTTCGAAAGGGGCCAACGTCGGCCTTATCGGCCGATCCGTCGCTGAAGGCACAGCCGTTGCCGAGGAAATTTGCGCCGCGGGCGGGCGGGCGATATTCGTCCGGGCCGATGTCACGAAACAGGACGATCTGGAAATGGCTGCCACGGAGATCGCCGCACAATATGGCGGGATTGACATTCTGTGTGCGAACGCCGGCGTTTTTCCCGCATGCAAGCTGGATGACATGACGGAGGCGGACTGGGACTCCGTCTTCGACGTAAATCTCAAGGGGATGTTCTTCAGCGTCAAAGCGTGTCTGCCCTGGCTCAAAAAGAGCCCGTCGGGCCGCGTCATCCTGACCTCCTCGATCACCGGCCCGATCACGGGCTATCCAGGCTGGAGCCACTACGGCGCCACAAAGTCCGGAATGCTTGGTTTCATGCGCACGGCGGCCATCGAGCTGGCGAAATACGGCATTACGGTCAATGCCGTTCTGCCGGGCAACATCCTCACGGAGGGTCTCCAAAACATCGGTCCGGAATATTTGAGCGCTATGACGGCATCGATTCCGCTCAAGCGGCTGGGCCGCGTCGAGGAAATCGGATATGCGGCGGCCTTTTTTGCCTCGGATGAGGCCGCGTACATCAACGGCCAGGCACTCGTGGTGGACGGCGGTCAAGTGCTGCCGGAATCGCTGCAGGCGCTGGAGTCTGCCTGA
- a CDS encoding cysteine hydrolase — MGWRDAYRSFYYPTPSQAPDIVLPRADTCLLVIDVQNTYLQDDPHAIRTPEQLAEYERWLPFYRRMRGIVIPTIQRLIDAFRASGRRVLYARIACLTPDGADRSLSQRRPGFNNLLLPHRSPESQIIPELAPAPDEIVLCKTTDSAVTGTNLRLLLFNLGIRHVVVTGIFTDQCVSSTVRSLADESFDVIVVDDGCAAGTDELHQKELEIINNIYCQVLTADEVLEACAKGES; from the coding sequence ATGGGCTGGCGCGACGCATATCGCTCGTTCTACTACCCCACGCCGTCGCAGGCGCCCGACATCGTCCTGCCGCGCGCCGATACGTGCCTGCTGGTGATCGACGTCCAAAACACTTATCTGCAGGACGACCCCCATGCGATTCGTACGCCCGAACAGCTCGCCGAGTATGAGCGGTGGCTGCCGTTTTACCGGCGAATGCGCGGCATCGTGATCCCTACTATCCAGCGTTTGATCGACGCCTTCCGTGCGAGTGGTCGACGCGTGTTGTACGCGAGAATCGCTTGCCTAACGCCGGACGGTGCTGACCGGTCCCTCAGCCAGCGCCGTCCTGGCTTCAACAACCTGCTCCTTCCGCACCGCTCGCCAGAATCGCAAATCATTCCCGAACTTGCTCCGGCTCCCGACGAGATTGTCCTCTGCAAAACCACCGACAGCGCCGTCACGGGAACAAATCTGCGCCTGCTGCTTTTCAACCTCGGAATCCGGCACGTTGTCGTCACCGGCATCTTCACCGACCAGTGCGTTTCCTCAACCGTCCGCAGCCTTGCCGACGAGAGTTTCGACGTGATCGTGGTTGACGACGGCTGCGCCGCCGGCACCGACGAGCTGCACCAGAAAGAACTCGAAATTATCAACAACATCTACTGCCAGGTCCTCACCGCCGATGAGGTGCTCGAGGCCTGTGCGAAGGGCGAATCATGA
- a CDS encoding aminotransferase class III-fold pyridoxal phosphate-dependent enzyme encodes MNFDKSAILDDAIRYWNPGKTRFWQEAGVPLVIGRREMYYIYDLTGHRLIDCHLNGGTYNVGHRNPEVIQALIEGTKDFDIGNHHFPAIMRSILCRRLAEITPEPLQYSVLGSSGGEAIDVAIKCARYATKRKKVVSVIKAYHGHTGLAVGTADAKYAAPFLMQRPDEFIHVPYNDLDAMEAALAPGDVACVILETIPATYGFPMPAPGYLPGVRELCTKYGALYIADEVQTGLMRTGNMWGVDTFGVVPDILVTAKGLSGGIYPITATVMIPAAAGWMNEDGGFAHIATYGGAELGCVVAMKVIEIITRPAVRENARFVAEYLRAGLDRIRADNADFFTGIRQCGLVMGLEFGVHPQGAMPVMKHLYRHGVWAIFSALDPRVLQFKPGLLCDRDLCDDILNRLELGIRDARKEVIK; translated from the coding sequence ATGAATTTCGACAAATCAGCCATCCTCGACGACGCAATCCGGTACTGGAATCCCGGCAAGACCCGCTTCTGGCAGGAGGCGGGCGTGCCCCTCGTCATCGGCCGTCGCGAGATGTATTACATTTACGACCTCACCGGCCACCGTCTAATCGACTGCCACCTCAACGGCGGCACATACAACGTCGGCCACCGCAATCCGGAGGTAATCCAGGCTCTCATCGAGGGCACGAAAGACTTCGACATCGGCAACCACCATTTCCCCGCCATCATGCGGTCGATCCTGTGCAGGCGCCTGGCGGAAATCACGCCCGAGCCCCTGCAATATTCCGTCCTCGGCAGCAGCGGCGGCGAGGCCATCGATGTGGCGATCAAGTGCGCCCGCTACGCGACCAAGCGGAAAAAGGTCGTCTCCGTCATCAAGGCTTACCACGGCCACACTGGGCTGGCCGTCGGCACGGCCGACGCGAAGTATGCCGCGCCATTTCTGATGCAGCGTCCGGATGAATTCATCCACGTCCCCTACAACGACCTCGATGCGATGGAGGCCGCTCTCGCTCCGGGCGATGTCGCGTGCGTGATCCTCGAAACAATCCCCGCCACCTATGGTTTCCCGATGCCGGCTCCCGGCTATCTCCCGGGCGTTCGCGAGCTGTGCACGAAATACGGCGCCCTCTACATCGCCGACGAGGTCCAGACCGGCCTCATGCGCACTGGCAACATGTGGGGCGTTGACACGTTTGGCGTCGTGCCGGACATCCTTGTGACCGCCAAGGGCTTAAGCGGTGGAATTTATCCGATCACCGCCACGGTGATGATTCCCGCCGCGGCGGGGTGGATGAATGAGGACGGCGGCTTCGCCCACATCGCCACCTATGGCGGCGCCGAATTGGGGTGCGTCGTCGCGATGAAGGTGATCGAAATCATCACCCGTCCTGCCGTACGGGAAAACGCTCGCTTTGTAGCGGAATATCTGCGCGCGGGGCTCGACCGCATCCGTGCCGACAACGCGGATTTCTTCACCGGTATTCGCCAGTGTGGATTGGTGATGGGTCTCGAATTCGGTGTGCACCCTCAGGGCGCGATGCCCGTCATGAAGCACCTCTATCGGCACGGTGTCTGGGCCATTTTCAGTGCGCTCGACCCGAGGGTGCTCCAATTCAAGCCCGGTCTTCTGTGTGACCGCGACCTGTGCGATGACATTTTGAACCGCCTTGAACTTGGCATCCGCGACGCGCGGAAGGAGGTGATAAAATGA
- a CDS encoding phosphotransferase, with translation MILDPNRSDSPETLEERLAAFASAALSLYDLPPGAGVRLLNLSENATFLVEAPASRYRSILRVHRPGYHSKEAIKSEIEWICALSAHPNISTALPIRGRNGEIVQTFEHPSVPEPRNVVMFQFLPGREPDPSDVRSFEQLGRITAHLHEHARNWTPGRNLVRHTWDLDSMFFGPKPLWGRWEDGVGVTGRRARVLEKLAARLRERIGAYGKNPERFGLIHADLRLANLLLDGDRVQVIDFDDCGFSWYMYDLAAALSFIEDQPQVPALIEAWLRGYRDVRHLPTSDEEMIPSFILARRLLLVAWVGSHQESPYPRALGEGFTIRTVELAERYLAEEGVPV, from the coding sequence ATGATTTTAGATCCCAATCGATCTGACAGTCCAGAGACCCTTGAAGAACGGTTAGCCGCTTTCGCCTCAGCGGCGCTGTCGCTCTATGACTTGCCGCCGGGTGCCGGCGTGCGGCTGCTAAACCTTTCAGAAAACGCCACATTCCTCGTGGAGGCGCCAGCCTCGCGCTACCGCAGTATCTTGCGCGTGCATCGCCCCGGGTACCACTCGAAGGAGGCAATCAAATCTGAAATTGAATGGATCTGCGCGCTCAGCGCACATCCGAACATTTCTACAGCGCTTCCAATCCGCGGCCGCAACGGCGAGATCGTCCAAACCTTTGAACACCCCTCAGTCCCCGAGCCGAGAAATGTCGTCATGTTTCAGTTCCTCCCCGGTCGAGAGCCGGACCCGTCGGACGTCCGCTCGTTCGAGCAGCTCGGCCGAATCACCGCTCATCTCCACGAGCATGCGCGAAACTGGACGCCGGGCCGCAATCTAGTCCGCCATACATGGGATCTGGACTCCATGTTTTTTGGACCCAAGCCGCTGTGGGGCCGGTGGGAGGACGGGGTCGGCGTCACCGGTCGAAGGGCGCGCGTGCTCGAAAAACTCGCCGCGCGACTGCGGGAACGGATCGGCGCCTATGGCAAGAATCCCGAGCGCTTTGGGCTCATCCATGCAGACCTGCGCCTCGCCAATCTGCTGCTCGACGGCGACCGTGTCCAGGTAATCGACTTCGACGACTGCGGCTTCAGTTGGTACATGTACGACCTTGCCGCGGCACTAAGCTTCATCGAAGACCAGCCGCAGGTGCCGGCTCTCATTGAAGCGTGGCTCCGCGGCTATCGCGACGTGCGGCACCTGCCGACCTCCGACGAGGAAATGATCCCCTCCTTTATCCTTGCCCGCCGACTGCTGCTGGTGGCCTGGGTGGGGTCGCACCAGGAGTCGCCATATCCGCGTGCCCTTGGAGAGGGGTTCACCATCCGGACGGTTGAGCTCGCGGAGCGCTACCTAGCAGAAGAGGGCGTGCCTGTCTGA
- the coaBC gene encoding bifunctional phosphopantothenoylcysteine decarboxylase/phosphopantothenate--cysteine ligase CoaBC, with protein sequence MSRSPQLADTLSDRHNVDMKPNPAILLGICGGIAAYKAIEVASRFRKQGCSVHVAMTDAARAFVAPLTFSAITANPVLDRILPDGAAAGESAYPHLFPASRADVFVVLPATANTIAKLALGIGDNCVTTSALSLPPSCLRVFCPAMNVEMWRNPVVQANVRRLEESGWIRIGPESGALACGMEGEGRLADPSKIVEVVWQRLRAPRPLSGKRVLILSGPTREHLDPVRFLSNASSGKMGRALALAAADAGAEVEFITGPVPPENLPQGPSIHLTHIISAAELIEAAKSRFAVANLILHAAAVADFRPAGGANPIKLPKSESTMNLPLEPVPDVAATLNAEKQPGQISIGFALQTHDGLNQAANKLVQKRFDAILLNSPEALGSDSATYTWIQSGQPPEDWGPLSKIDCARRIIDRAVSLLG encoded by the coding sequence GTGTCTCGCAGCCCTCAGCTTGCGGACACACTCTCCGACCGCCACAATGTCGACATGAAACCGAATCCGGCCATTTTGCTTGGCATCTGCGGCGGCATCGCTGCCTATAAGGCGATCGAGGTCGCCAGCCGTTTCAGGAAGCAGGGCTGTTCAGTGCACGTGGCCATGACGGACGCGGCTCGCGCGTTTGTCGCGCCGCTCACTTTTTCAGCAATCACCGCAAACCCGGTGCTGGACCGCATTCTGCCGGATGGCGCTGCGGCGGGCGAATCGGCCTATCCGCACCTGTTTCCCGCAAGCCGGGCGGATGTCTTTGTCGTCCTGCCCGCCACTGCTAATACCATCGCCAAGCTAGCCCTTGGCATCGGCGACAATTGCGTGACCACCAGCGCTCTCTCGCTCCCTCCCTCATGCCTGCGCGTTTTCTGTCCGGCCATGAACGTCGAAATGTGGCGAAACCCTGTCGTTCAGGCGAACGTGCGCCGGCTCGAAGAATCGGGCTGGATCCGGATCGGACCTGAATCGGGCGCCCTCGCCTGCGGCATGGAAGGCGAGGGGCGGTTGGCAGATCCATCGAAGATCGTAGAGGTCGTCTGGCAACGGCTTCGGGCGCCCCGGCCGCTTTCCGGCAAGCGTGTTCTGATCCTGTCCGGCCCAACTCGCGAACATCTGGACCCCGTTCGCTTCCTCAGCAACGCCAGCTCCGGCAAAATGGGCCGAGCGCTCGCTTTGGCGGCCGCAGATGCAGGTGCGGAGGTCGAGTTCATCACCGGACCCGTCCCGCCGGAAAACCTCCCTCAGGGCCCCAGCATTCACTTGACTCACATTATCAGCGCAGCAGAGTTGATCGAAGCCGCAAAATCTCGCTTCGCCGTCGCCAACCTCATTCTCCACGCGGCAGCCGTCGCGGACTTCCGCCCGGCCGGTGGCGCGAACCCGATCAAACTCCCCAAAAGCGAATCCACTATGAATCTGCCGCTCGAACCCGTGCCCGACGTGGCCGCCACGCTCAACGCCGAAAAGCAACCGGGTCAAATTTCCATCGGTTTCGCGCTCCAAACCCATGATGGCCTGAACCAGGCCGCCAACAAACTTGTCCAGAAGCGGTTCGACGCCATCCTCCTCAACTCCCCGGAAGCACTCGGCAGCGATTCCGCCACCTACACATGGATCCAGAGCGGTCAACCACCGGAAGACTGGGGCCCATTGAGCAAAATCGACTGCGCCCGACGAATCATCGACCGCGCTGTCTCACTGCTCGGCTGA
- a CDS encoding thrombospondin type 3 repeat-containing protein, translating to MKSKIGWITLVAVLGWTAPLRALQVPLNFAITNQVFDEFGNIVPGTSAAAPDFGIPYVEGAIVQILGASAGVFPPGTNGTPHPDNPVIKTFRIGQGASPEEAQPGTCSGSIDTLDRSVSPPTNVFIMARVFNKPSLDEASFYADSQLFQVPFYGAPSYQVFFAEVGATTNQLDPTDHDGDGLTRSWEKSYGTDPDNPDTDGDAMIDGHEIRAGTNPLDVESLLIMVQIEPLAGDDLLLTWDAVPGKQYQLQYVEALTNGAEFVNLNDPVMAISDTASTVVTNGTLNPNAVYRVKLVE from the coding sequence ATGAAATCGAAGATTGGATGGATCACATTGGTGGCGGTATTGGGGTGGACGGCTCCACTGCGGGCGTTGCAGGTACCTCTCAATTTTGCAATCACAAACCAAGTTTTTGATGAATTCGGCAATATCGTGCCGGGCACATCCGCCGCCGCGCCAGATTTCGGCATTCCGTATGTTGAGGGGGCAATCGTCCAGATCCTAGGTGCCTCCGCGGGTGTCTTTCCTCCAGGCACCAATGGCACCCCTCACCCGGACAATCCGGTGATCAAAACCTTCCGCATCGGGCAGGGCGCCTCTCCGGAAGAGGCCCAACCAGGGACTTGCAGCGGTAGCATTGATACGTTGGACCGATCCGTTTCGCCCCCCACAAACGTGTTCATCATGGCTCGCGTCTTCAATAAGCCATCTCTTGATGAAGCATCGTTTTATGCCGATTCCCAATTGTTCCAAGTACCTTTTTACGGGGCTCCATCGTATCAGGTCTTCTTTGCAGAGGTCGGAGCAACAACCAACCAACTTGACCCTACCGATCACGACGGCGACGGTCTGACTCGGTCTTGGGAAAAAAGTTACGGAACCGACCCCGACAATCCCGACACTGACGGAGATGCCATGATTGACGGCCACGAAATTCGTGCCGGTACCAATCCCCTCGATGTTGAGTCCCTCCTGATCATGGTTCAGATCGAGCCGCTCGCGGGCGACGATCTCCTGCTGACCTGGGATGCTGTGCCCGGCAAACAATATCAACTTCAGTACGTAGAAGCCCTTACTAACGGAGCAGAGTTTGTCAACCTCAACGACCCTGTCATGGCCATTTCCGACACGGCTTCAACGGTCGTCACCAATGGCACGCTCAACCCGAACGCAGTGTACCGCGTGAAGTTGGTCGAGTAG